A genomic segment from Aegilops tauschii subsp. strangulata cultivar AL8/78 chromosome 1, Aet v6.0, whole genome shotgun sequence encodes:
- the LOC109750460 gene encoding vacuolar protein sorting-associated protein 60.2-like, with translation MRFQVVLVAQLSITVSAELIGLKYLYSTCFPYRYEGQRDILSNQTYNLDQLAFASDRIKDAQHTMTAMKAANTELKGMTKTVRIEDIDSMQDETMDVMDVSSEIQETLGRNYNVPDDIDEEGLICSWLFLDDSNTRYYHLKVTESNSWCEQH, from the exons ATGCGGTTTCAAGTTGTTTTGGTTGCGCAGCTTTCGATCACTGTGTCAGCCGAGCTCATAGGGCTCAAATATTTATACTCCACATGCTTTCCCTACAGGTATGAAGGTCAACGTGACATCCTGTCCAACCAAACCTATAATCTTGACCAACTTGCTTTCGCATCAGACAGAATTAAAGATGCTCAACACAct ATGACTGCAATGAAAGCTGCCAATACAGAGCTGAAAGGGATGACGAAGACTGTCAGGATTGAAGATATAGAT AGCATGCAAGACGAGACGATGGATGTTATGGATGTGAGCAGTGAAATACAAGAAACTCTTGGTAGAAACTACAATGTCCCAGATGACATTGATGAGGAGGGACTTATTTGTAGTTGGCTATTCTTAGATGACTCAAACACCAGGTATTATCACCTTAAAGTTACTGAATCAAATAGTTGGTGTGAACAACACTGA
- the LOC109750462 gene encoding protein neprosin-like, whose product MGGDYVVISVLLCFLCITFHLTVVESIDVDVNLQTNEKNTTLLRPKHFHFPWRANIMDEGSGIISHYAMWHTEPGQFYGLRADMSIWASPNQGTSQESGASLQIYCQDGGNYNLIQVGFHISPSLDHNRDIRFFTYWTKDLKSKGCYNLQCSGFVSASRANLVPGQAMAPPSIYGKQDHYVRLSLNKDPNSGDWVVYHHDLQKPSFLGHFPNKLCPGTPRIQALTGFVNYMKNAHALVEKVDGPPMGSGHFPDYDDKRSAYFKHIQNYNPNGHSSDLFGIPMIKLVDRPDCYGANNLFLEYKKGYMFNYGGPSGCVR is encoded by the exons ATGGGAGGTGATTATGTTGTCATATCGGTCTTACTATGCTTTTTGTGTATAACTTTCCACCTCACCGTTGTTGAATCGATAGACGTAGATGTCAATCTCCAGACGAATGAGAAG AACACCACTCTTTTAAGACCTAAGCATTTCCATTTTCCTTGGAGAGCTAATATCATGGATGAAGGAAGCGGCATTATTTCCCAT TATGCAATGTGGCACACAGAGCCAGGACAATTCTACGGCCTTCGAGCTGACATGAGTATATGGGCTTCACCAAATCAAGGAACTTCTCAAGAATCTGGAGCATCCTTACAGATCTATTGTCAAGATGGAGGAAACTACAACTTAATTCAAGTTGGATTTCAT ATTTCCCCCTCTTTAGACCATAACAGAGATATTCGCTTCTTTACATATTGGACC AAGGACTTGAAATCGAAGGGGTGCTACAACTTGCAGTGCTCAGGATTTGTTTCTGCAAGTCGAGCTAATCTGGTGCCTGGACAAGCCATGGCTCCTCCATCAATTTATGGCAAACAAGACCACTACGTTAGGCTTAGCCTCAACAAG GATCCAAATTCCGGAGATTGGGTGGTGTACCATCATGATTTACAGAAACCATCATTCTTGGGACATTTTCCAAATAAGCTTTGCCCCGGAACACCACGTATACAAGCCTTGACTGGATTCGTGAATTACATGAAGAATGcacatgcactagtagaaaaagt tgatgGTCCTCCAATGGGTAGCGGCCACTTCCCCGATTATGACGATAAGAGATCTGCGTACTTCAAGCACATTCAGAACTACAATCCAAATGGTCATTCTTCCGACCTCTTTGGCATTCCCATGATCAAGTTAGTTGATAGGCCAGATTGTTATGGAGCGAATAATTTATTTCTTGAATATAAGAAGGGTTATATGTTCAACTATGGTGGACCAAGTGGTTGTGTTCGTTGA